The following coding sequences lie in one Ctenopharyngodon idella isolate HZGC_01 chromosome 11, HZGC01, whole genome shotgun sequence genomic window:
- the tbr1a gene encoding T-box brain protein 1 isoform X2 yields the protein MHLQQLPSPSALANKPVRVDNDFTHIAAAGNTLENEPPLKRLSTGIRNPSNALDYVSAARDDSESADKCNLPESSQARTDFASSSAMFSYSGQHVVPALPALYSHYMTPHPVISNGPYNGLSYAYSQPYGQTYTNAAVYPFPSVPGKAQVHLCNRGLWFKFHRHQTEMIITKQGRRMFPFLSFSVSGLDPTCHYNIVVDVILADPNHWRFQGGKWVPCGKADTNVTGNRVYTHPDSPNTGAHWMRQEISFGKLKLTNNKGAANNSTQMIVLQSLQKYQPRVHVIEINKSGDEDASDPDRVQTFTFPETQFIAVTAYQNTDITQLKIDHNPFAKGFRENYDSYSGCDADRLTSTPGDSPHSQLLPGSRYAMTSTLFQEQFVNSYTKSCFTTLNPDSVTTDRPITLTNSLTNQSQESSTASGQRWFVSSSASPSYETDVNAAALLSYTTAGVKGLPFTSTGGTSNSLDYYTSAAGWDSKGLLDNSSKTISNLPDWVMDVTHERSTQPNYMPEDGDMLEIDRSSLEVSEELEGKDAADSTWTETQSSIKSSDLRILEEAQQRNSSVTPDSDVQTAKDIQVSQNRERNVIKESDFFHFNTQT from the exons ATGCACCTGCAACAACTCCCCTCACCGTCCGCACTGGCCAACAAACCGGTGCGTGTGGACAATGATTTTACGCACATCGCCGCCGCGGGGAACACTTTGGAGAACGAGCCACCTTTGAAAAGACTCTCCACAGGGATAAGAAACCCATCAAACGCTCTGGACTACGTCTCCGCCGCACGGGATGACAGTGAAAGCGCGGACAAGTGCAATTTACCTGAATCAAGTCAAGCGCGGACAGATTTCGCCTCGTCTTCAGCAATGTTCTCATATTCAGGTCAGCATGTAGTGCCCGCGCTCCCGGCACTCTACAGTCACTACATGACACCTCACCCGGTCATCAGCAACGGGCCGTACAATGGGTTGAGCTACGCGTACTCACAGCCGTACGGACAAACTTACACAAACGCCGCCGTCTATCCTTTCCCCTCGGTGCCCGGTAAAGCGCAGGTTCACCTGTGTAACCGGGGGCTGTGGTTCAAATTCCACAGACACCAAACAGAAATGATCATTACTAAACAGGGACG CCGGATGTTTCCGTTTCTTAGTTTTAGTGTTTCTGGTCTTGACCCGACGTGCCATTATAATATTGTTGTGGATGTGATTCTGGCGGATCCAAACCACTGGAGGTTCCAGGGCGGAAAGTGGGTTCCTTGTGGCAAAGCGGACACTAACGTCACTG GAAACCGAGTATACACGCACCCGGACTCTCCAAACACCGGCGCGCACTGGATGCGTCAGGAGATCTCTTTCGGAAAACTGAAGCTGACAAACAACAAAGGAGCTGCCAATAACTCCACTCAG ATGATCGTCCTACAGTCTCTTCAAAAGTATCAGCCGAGAGTGCATGTGATTGAAATAAACAAGAGTGGAGATGAAGATGCAAGTGATCCTGATCGAGTACAGACATTTACCTTTCCCGAGACGCAATTTATAGCTGTCACAGCTTACCAGAACACAGAT ATAACTCAACTAAAAATTGATCACAATCCATTTGCTAAAGGATTTCGGGAAAATTATGATTC TTACAGTGGCTGCGACGCTGACCGACTGACCTCCACACCTGGCGACTCTCCACACTCTCAGTTGCTGCCTGGCTCACGGTACGCAATGACAAGCACCTTATTCCAGGAGCAGTTTGTCAACAGTTACACAAAATCCTGTTTTACAACTCTTAACCCTGACTCTGTCACTACTGACCGACCAATCACGCTTACTAACAGCCTAACGAACCAATCCCAAGAGAGCAGCACGGCCTCCGGACAGCGCTGGTTTGTGTCTTCCTCAGCCTCTCCATCATACGAAACTGATGTTAACGCAGCAGCTCTGCTCTCTTACACCACGGCAGGGGTCAAAGGTCTGCCTTTTACTAGTACTGGTGGCACTAGTAACAGTTTGGATTACTACACCAGTGCTGCTGGATGGGATTCAAAAGGTTTGCTAGATAACAGCAGTAAAACCATCTCAAATCTGCCTGACTGGGTTATGGATGTGACACATGAAAGATCCACACAACCGAATTACATGCCCGAGGATGGAGATATGTTGGAAATAGACAGATCTTCGCTGGAGGTTTCTGAGGAGCTTGAAGGAAAAGATGCCGCGGATTCGACATGGACTGAGACTCAATCTTCCATTAAATCCAGTGATTTAAGGATTTTGGAAGAAGCACAACAGAGAAATTCCTCTGTCACTCCTGATTCAGATGTTCAGACAGCAAAAGACATTCAGGTCTCACAGAACAGGGAAAGAAATGTGATCAAAgaatctgacttttttcattttaacactCAAACGTAA
- the psmd14 gene encoding 26S proteasome non-ATPase regulatory subunit 14, which translates to MDRLLRLGGGMPGLSQGPPTDAPAVDTAEQVYISSLALLKMLKHGRAGVPMEVMGLMLGEFVDDYTVRVIDVFAMPQSGTGVSVEAVDPVFQAKMLDMLKQTGRPEMVVGWYHSHPGFGCWLSGVDINTQQSFEALSERAVAVVVDPIQSVKGKVVIDAFRLINANMMVLGHEPRQTTSNLGHLNKPSIQALIHGLNRHYYSITINYRKNELEQKMLLNLHKKSWMEGLTLQDYSEHCKLNETIVKEMLELAKNYNKAVEEEDKMTPEQLAIKNVGKQDPKRHLEEHVDVLMTSNIVQCLAAMLDTVVFQ; encoded by the exons ATGGACCGGCTTTTGAGGCTTGGAGGGGGGATGCCGGGACTCAGCCAG GGTCCTCCCACAGATGCCCCCGCTGTGGACACAGCTGAACAGGTGTACATCTCCTCCCTCGCCCTGCTGAAG atGCTGAAACATGGCCGTGCTGGTGTGCCAATGGAAGTCATGGGTCTGATGCTAGGAGAGTTTGTGGATGATTACACTGTACGTGTGATTGATGTGTTTGCCATGCCGCAGTCAGGAACG GGTGTGAGCGTTGAGGCCGTGGACCCTGTTTTTCAAGCCAAGATGTTGGATATGTTAAAGCAGACGGGAAG GCCTGAGATGGTGGTGGGCTGGTACCACAGTCACCCTGGTTTTGGCTGCTGGTTGTCGGGTGTGGACATTAATACACAACAGAGTTTTGAGGCGCTGTCGGAACGCGCTGTTGCCGTGGTGGTCGATCCCATCCAGAGCGTCAAGGGAAAG GTTGTGATTGATGCTTTCAGGCTAATAAATGCCAATATGATGGTGCTGGGTCATGAGCCACGTCAAACCACTTCTAACCTGGGACACCTCAACAAGCCCTCTATTcag GCATTGATTCATGGGCTCAACAGACATTATTACTCCATTACCATCAACTACAGGAAAAATGAATTGGAACAGAAG ATGTTACTGAACCTCCATAAGAAAAGCTGGATGGAGGGTCTGACCCTGCAGGATTACAGTGAACACTGCAAACTGAACGAGACCATCGTCAAGGAGATGCTCGAACTGGCCAAGAACTACAATAAG GCTGTAGAGGAAGAAGACAAGATGACTCCTGAGCAGCTTGCCATTAAGAATGTTGGAAAACAg gaTCCCAAACGGCATTTGGAAGAGCATGTGGATGTTCTTATGACATCCAATATTGTGCAGTGCCTCGCAGCAATGTTGGACACAGTTGTGTTCCAGTGA
- the tbr1a gene encoding T-box brain protein 1 isoform X1 produces the protein MHLQQLPSPSALANKPVRVDNDFTHIAAAGNTLENEPPLKRLSTGIRNPSNALDYVSAARDDSESADKCNLPESSQARTDFASSSAMFSYSGQHVVPALPALYSHYMTPHPVISNGPYNGLSYAYSQPYGQTYTNAAVYPFPSVPGKAQVHLCNRGLWFKFHRHQTEMIITKQGRRMFPFLSFSVSGLDPTCHYNIVVDVILADPNHWRFQGGKWVPCGKADTNVTGKLHVTGNRVYTHPDSPNTGAHWMRQEISFGKLKLTNNKGAANNSTQMIVLQSLQKYQPRVHVIEINKSGDEDASDPDRVQTFTFPETQFIAVTAYQNTDITQLKIDHNPFAKGFRENYDSYSGCDADRLTSTPGDSPHSQLLPGSRYAMTSTLFQEQFVNSYTKSCFTTLNPDSVTTDRPITLTNSLTNQSQESSTASGQRWFVSSSASPSYETDVNAAALLSYTTAGVKGLPFTSTGGTSNSLDYYTSAAGWDSKGLLDNSSKTISNLPDWVMDVTHERSTQPNYMPEDGDMLEIDRSSLEVSEELEGKDAADSTWTETQSSIKSSDLRILEEAQQRNSSVTPDSDVQTAKDIQVSQNRERNVIKESDFFHFNTQT, from the exons ATGCACCTGCAACAACTCCCCTCACCGTCCGCACTGGCCAACAAACCGGTGCGTGTGGACAATGATTTTACGCACATCGCCGCCGCGGGGAACACTTTGGAGAACGAGCCACCTTTGAAAAGACTCTCCACAGGGATAAGAAACCCATCAAACGCTCTGGACTACGTCTCCGCCGCACGGGATGACAGTGAAAGCGCGGACAAGTGCAATTTACCTGAATCAAGTCAAGCGCGGACAGATTTCGCCTCGTCTTCAGCAATGTTCTCATATTCAGGTCAGCATGTAGTGCCCGCGCTCCCGGCACTCTACAGTCACTACATGACACCTCACCCGGTCATCAGCAACGGGCCGTACAATGGGTTGAGCTACGCGTACTCACAGCCGTACGGACAAACTTACACAAACGCCGCCGTCTATCCTTTCCCCTCGGTGCCCGGTAAAGCGCAGGTTCACCTGTGTAACCGGGGGCTGTGGTTCAAATTCCACAGACACCAAACAGAAATGATCATTACTAAACAGGGACG CCGGATGTTTCCGTTTCTTAGTTTTAGTGTTTCTGGTCTTGACCCGACGTGCCATTATAATATTGTTGTGGATGTGATTCTGGCGGATCCAAACCACTGGAGGTTCCAGGGCGGAAAGTGGGTTCCTTGTGGCAAAGCGGACACTAACGTCACTGGTAAACTCCATGTTACGG GAAACCGAGTATACACGCACCCGGACTCTCCAAACACCGGCGCGCACTGGATGCGTCAGGAGATCTCTTTCGGAAAACTGAAGCTGACAAACAACAAAGGAGCTGCCAATAACTCCACTCAG ATGATCGTCCTACAGTCTCTTCAAAAGTATCAGCCGAGAGTGCATGTGATTGAAATAAACAAGAGTGGAGATGAAGATGCAAGTGATCCTGATCGAGTACAGACATTTACCTTTCCCGAGACGCAATTTATAGCTGTCACAGCTTACCAGAACACAGAT ATAACTCAACTAAAAATTGATCACAATCCATTTGCTAAAGGATTTCGGGAAAATTATGATTC TTACAGTGGCTGCGACGCTGACCGACTGACCTCCACACCTGGCGACTCTCCACACTCTCAGTTGCTGCCTGGCTCACGGTACGCAATGACAAGCACCTTATTCCAGGAGCAGTTTGTCAACAGTTACACAAAATCCTGTTTTACAACTCTTAACCCTGACTCTGTCACTACTGACCGACCAATCACGCTTACTAACAGCCTAACGAACCAATCCCAAGAGAGCAGCACGGCCTCCGGACAGCGCTGGTTTGTGTCTTCCTCAGCCTCTCCATCATACGAAACTGATGTTAACGCAGCAGCTCTGCTCTCTTACACCACGGCAGGGGTCAAAGGTCTGCCTTTTACTAGTACTGGTGGCACTAGTAACAGTTTGGATTACTACACCAGTGCTGCTGGATGGGATTCAAAAGGTTTGCTAGATAACAGCAGTAAAACCATCTCAAATCTGCCTGACTGGGTTATGGATGTGACACATGAAAGATCCACACAACCGAATTACATGCCCGAGGATGGAGATATGTTGGAAATAGACAGATCTTCGCTGGAGGTTTCTGAGGAGCTTGAAGGAAAAGATGCCGCGGATTCGACATGGACTGAGACTCAATCTTCCATTAAATCCAGTGATTTAAGGATTTTGGAAGAAGCACAACAGAGAAATTCCTCTGTCACTCCTGATTCAGATGTTCAGACAGCAAAAGACATTCAGGTCTCACAGAACAGGGAAAGAAATGTGATCAAAgaatctgacttttttcattttaacactCAAACGTAA